A window from Pseudomonas moraviensis encodes these proteins:
- a CDS encoding DUF721 domain-containing protein: MAFRPLTARAPAVLLREARPLKAILGHAQRLEHLQRLLESQLQPAAREHCRVAKWREGELSLVVTDGHWATRLRYQQKRLQRQLQLFEEFASLTRIKFSVRPPIVQHRATGHTMDLSSSAAETIQSTADGISDPGLRAALERLAAHAKGKA, encoded by the coding sequence ATGGCGTTTCGCCCTCTCACGGCCAGAGCACCCGCCGTCCTGTTACGCGAAGCCAGGCCGCTCAAAGCCATCCTCGGCCATGCCCAGCGCCTTGAGCATTTGCAGCGCCTGCTCGAAAGCCAGCTGCAACCGGCCGCCCGCGAGCATTGCCGGGTGGCCAAGTGGCGCGAGGGCGAACTGTCGCTGGTGGTCACTGACGGTCACTGGGCCACGCGCCTGCGCTACCAGCAAAAACGCCTGCAACGGCAGCTGCAATTGTTCGAAGAGTTCGCCAGCCTGACGCGGATCAAATTCAGCGTGCGCCCGCCGATCGTCCAGCATCGGGCGACTGGGCACACGATGGATTTGTCGAGCAGCGCGGCGGAGACGATTCAGTCGACGGCCGACGGGATCAGCGATCCGGGATTGCGCGCGGCGCTGGAGCGGTTGGCGGCGCATGCCAAGGGTAAAGCCTGA
- a CDS encoding helicase HerA-like domain-containing protein yields the protein MPDSLQLVIGADPAAQPIAQAMRLANRHGLIAGATGTGKTVTLQRLAEAFSDAGVAVFAADIKGDLCGLGAAGNPQGKVAERIAGMPWLGHTPQAYPVTLWDIHGESGHPLRTTLSEMGPLLIGSLLELTDSQQSALYAAFKVADREGLLLLDLKDLKALLNHLKDNPQLLGEDAALMTTGSSQALLRRLATLEQQGAEALFGEPALQLEDILQPGADGRGRIHLLDASRLVHEAPKVYATFLLWLLAELFEQLPERGDAEKPLLALFFDEAHLLFGDTPKALQERLEQVVRLIRSKGVGVYFVTQSPADLPDDVLAQLGLRIQHGLRAFTAKEQKSLRAVADGFRPNPAFDSLSVLTELGIGEALVGTLTDKGTPEMVQRVLVAPPQSRIGPLTETERTMLIAGSPFRGRYDKPIDRESAYEILMGRKGLAPEAETPAGKQAEEPSLADRAGEFLGTAAGQALKSAMRQAANNLGKQLVRGLMGSLLGGSKRR from the coding sequence ATGCCTGACTCCTTGCAACTCGTTATCGGCGCTGATCCGGCCGCGCAACCCATTGCTCAGGCCATGCGCCTGGCCAACCGCCACGGACTGATCGCCGGCGCCACCGGCACCGGTAAAACCGTGACGTTGCAGCGTCTGGCCGAAGCGTTCAGCGATGCTGGCGTGGCGGTGTTCGCCGCCGACATCAAGGGCGACCTGTGCGGCCTCGGCGCCGCTGGCAACCCGCAGGGCAAAGTGGCCGAGCGCATTGCCGGCATGCCGTGGCTCGGTCACACGCCCCAGGCTTATCCCGTCACGCTGTGGGACATCCACGGCGAATCCGGTCATCCGCTGCGCACCACCCTGAGCGAAATGGGCCCGTTGCTGATCGGCAGCCTGCTCGAGCTGACCGACAGTCAGCAGTCGGCGCTTTACGCGGCCTTCAAAGTGGCGGATCGCGAAGGGCTGTTGCTGCTGGATCTCAAGGATCTGAAAGCGCTGCTCAATCACCTCAAGGACAACCCGCAGTTGCTCGGCGAAGACGCGGCGCTGATGACCACCGGTTCCAGCCAGGCACTGTTACGCCGCTTGGCGACGCTGGAACAGCAGGGCGCCGAAGCGCTGTTCGGTGAGCCGGCGCTGCAACTCGAGGACATTCTGCAACCGGGGGCGGATGGCCGTGGCCGCATCCATCTGCTCGACGCCAGCCGGCTGGTGCACGAGGCGCCGAAGGTTTACGCAACGTTCCTGCTGTGGCTGCTGGCCGAGTTGTTCGAGCAACTGCCCGAACGCGGCGACGCCGAAAAGCCGCTGCTGGCGCTGTTTTTCGACGAGGCGCATTTGCTCTTCGGCGACACGCCCAAGGCTTTGCAGGAGCGTCTGGAGCAAGTGGTGCGTTTGATCCGATCCAAAGGTGTGGGGGTTTACTTTGTCACCCAATCGCCGGCGGATCTGCCGGACGATGTGCTGGCGCAGTTGGGCTTGCGCATTCAGCATGGTCTGCGTGCGTTCACCGCAAAAGAGCAGAAATCCCTGCGCGCCGTGGCGGACGGTTTCCGGCCGAATCCGGCGTTCGACAGCCTGTCGGTGCTGACCGAACTGGGGATTGGCGAGGCGCTGGTCGGGACGTTGACCGACAAGGGCACGCCGGAAATGGTCCAGCGCGTGCTGGTGGCGCCGCCGCAATCGCGGATCGGGCCGTTGACCGAAACCGAACGCACCATGCTGATCGCCGGCTCGCCGTTCAGGGGTCGCTATGACAAGCCGATCGATCGTGAGTCGGCCTATGAAATTCTGATGGGCCGCAAAGGGCTGGCGCCTGAGGCCGAAACGCCGGCAGGTAAACAGGCTGAAGAGCCAAGCCTCGCTGATCGCGCGGGCGAATTCCTCGGCACGGCGGCAGGGCAGGCGCTGAAATCGGCGATGCGCCAGGCGGCCAATAACCTCGGCAAGCAGTTGGTGCGCGGGTTGATGGGGTCGCTGCTCGGCGGCAGCAAGCGCCGCTAA
- a CDS encoding methyl-accepting chemotaxis protein: MNKNLRFSHKILLAAALIVIAAFASFTLYNDWLQRNAIRDDLNNYLNEMGEVTAGNIQTWLSGRILLIENAAQNIAINPEPATVASLLEQKSLTSTFMATYLGDATGHFTIRPDVKMPDGFDPRVRPWYKGAESSSTSTLTEPYIDAATGQLIISIATASKKAGQSVGVVGGDLSLQSLVDTLAARDFDGMGYVFLVSADGKILVHPDKALVMKSLKEAYPQDTPRISSDFSEVTVDGKTRIVTFAPIKGLPSVNWYIGLSIDKDQAYAMLSQFRTSAVIATIIAVAIIIALLGMLIRLLIQPLHVMTRAMEDIADGEGDLTKRLNIVNNDEFGILGTAFNRFVERIHGSIREVSSATGQVNEVALRVVAASNSSMYNSDQQASRTSSVAAAINQLGAAAQEIARNAAQASNQASDARGLAEDGQQVVERSIKAMNQLSSMLSASSTNIESLNSKTVNIGQILEVITSISQQTNLLALNAAIEAARAGEAGRGFAVVADEVRNLAHRTQESAQQVQTMIEELQVGARESVSTMSDSQRHSQDSVEIANLAGERLNSVTLRIGEIDGMNQSVATATEEQTAVVESINVDITEINTLNQEGVENLQATLRACSDLEQQASRLKQLVGSFRI; encoded by the coding sequence ATGAACAAAAACCTGCGCTTCAGCCATAAGATTTTGCTTGCCGCCGCCCTCATCGTCATTGCCGCTTTCGCCTCGTTCACGTTGTACAACGATTGGCTGCAGCGCAATGCGATCCGCGATGATCTCAATAACTACCTCAATGAAATGGGCGAGGTCACCGCCGGCAATATCCAGACCTGGCTCAGCGGGCGCATCTTGCTGATCGAGAACGCCGCGCAGAACATCGCCATCAACCCGGAACCTGCCACGGTCGCCAGCCTGCTGGAGCAGAAAAGCCTGACCTCGACGTTCATGGCCACCTACCTGGGCGATGCCACCGGGCATTTCACCATCCGCCCGGACGTGAAGATGCCGGACGGTTTCGATCCGCGCGTACGCCCTTGGTATAAAGGTGCCGAAAGCAGCAGCACGTCGACCCTGACCGAACCCTACATCGATGCCGCCACCGGCCAGTTGATCATCTCCATCGCCACCGCGTCGAAAAAGGCCGGGCAGAGCGTCGGCGTGGTCGGCGGCGATCTCAGCCTGCAATCGCTGGTCGATACCCTCGCCGCGCGGGATTTCGACGGGATGGGCTATGTGTTCCTGGTCAGCGCCGACGGCAAGATCCTCGTCCACCCGGACAAGGCTCTGGTGATGAAATCGCTCAAGGAAGCCTACCCGCAGGACACCCCGCGCATCAGCAGCGACTTCAGTGAAGTGACGGTGGATGGCAAAACCCGCATTGTCACTTTCGCTCCGATCAAAGGCCTGCCGTCGGTGAACTGGTACATCGGTTTGTCGATCGACAAGGATCAGGCCTACGCGATGCTCAGCCAATTCCGCACCTCGGCGGTGATCGCGACCATTATTGCCGTGGCGATCATCATTGCCCTGCTCGGCATGCTCATCCGTCTGCTGATCCAGCCGCTGCACGTGATGACCCGCGCCATGGAAGACATCGCCGACGGTGAAGGTGACCTGACCAAACGTCTGAACATCGTCAATAACGATGAATTCGGCATCCTCGGCACCGCGTTCAACCGTTTCGTCGAGCGTATTCACGGCTCGATCCGCGAAGTGTCCTCGGCCACCGGCCAGGTCAATGAGGTCGCCCTGCGCGTCGTTGCTGCGTCGAACTCGTCGATGTACAACTCCGACCAGCAAGCTTCGCGCACCAGCAGCGTCGCTGCCGCGATCAATCAGCTCGGCGCCGCCGCGCAGGAAATTGCCCGCAATGCCGCGCAAGCTTCGAATCAGGCCAGTGACGCACGGGGTCTGGCCGAGGATGGCCAGCAAGTGGTCGAGCGCAGCATCAAGGCGATGAATCAATTGTCGAGCATGCTCAGCGCGTCGAGCACCAACATCGAGTCGCTGAACAGCAAGACCGTCAACATCGGTCAGATTCTCGAAGTGATCACCAGCATTTCCCAGCAGACCAACCTGCTCGCGCTCAACGCTGCCATCGAGGCGGCACGTGCGGGTGAGGCAGGTCGCGGCTTTGCGGTGGTGGCCGACGAAGTGCGCAACCTCGCGCACCGCACTCAGGAATCGGCGCAACAGGTGCAGACCATGATCGAGGAGCTGCAGGTCGGCGCCCGGGAATCGGTGAGCACCATGAGCGACAGTCAGCGCCACAGCCAGGACAGCGTGGAGATCGCCAATCTCGCCGGCGAACGCCTGAACAGCGTGACCTTGCGCATTGGTGAGATCGACGGGATGAACCAGTCGGTGGCGACCGCGACTGAAGAGCAGACTGCGGTGGTCGAGTCTATCAACGTCGACATTACCGAGATCAATACACTGAACCAGGAAGGCGTGGAAAACCTGCAGGCGACCTTGCGCGCGTGCTCGGATCTGGAGCAGCAGGCTTCGCGTCTCAAGCAACTGGTGGGCAGCTTCCGCATTTAA